A region of Dictyostelium discoideum AX4 chromosome 1 chromosome, whole genome shotgun sequence DNA encodes the following proteins:
- the grlK gene encoding G-protein-coupled receptor family 3 protein 10 (Similar to GPCR): MIKLILSIILIICFIINSIESFKMITLTTGPPSDLGWNNMINLGRIGVTKAMDIEDSRLFVVSGRNDTYELLLPIIQNDDIDLVICSSLDHGDACKEIAAMYVNSTEIKTQFLVRGSGATTKNLIQFTYNYASVNYLSGMFAGLQTKTNKIGFISPGITAGASDCFVYAFWLGAKSVNPNIKFYYYNIGSYLDKDKTKGAAENLIDVYDCDVIGDTLDDFTASNVAISRGRYAIGTNGFPQRDVYGENVVYTYAYNWTKYFVPIASAVKNKIPPSKWYADFNKDNNLSLYDLSFGFQVSAETKFKIINQTKSFASYVRTLHPYFCNEYMEGYTQKYNLTRQPNTTNCITTTGFIGIDAPVGDMNYLGNYTIKFSKVEFQRSIQIGFSIVSGLLIGFVILMMIGIVKYQDTPSIRSASPSFLNLTLLGGVIIFIGIIVWVAPISTHQCNARFWLVTIGFSTLIGSLVVKNIRIWLIFDNPELKIRTITNNQLYPWVGLCLVINIVLMSIITTVGDLKAIEAQGIDSLGKFEYMTICKMNYTGAATLYSILAYFGTLLLVGVFVSWKIRIVHIEEFSECTAIAKTLYSISFCLFVIVPLMISPQDKQSETIILCVTGIFITTGALLIFFLPKFWRIFGNEKQGSHEHFTQRKQSAVASARAESANRNNSSNSFGFSKSSAQIGNTISGIESLNDDSNESSLSNETK; the protein is encoded by the exons atgataaaattaattttatcaataattttaataatatgttttattattaattcaattgaaagttttaaaatgataACTTTAACAACTGGACCACCAAGTGATTTGGGTTGGAATAATATGATTAATCTAGGTAGAATTGGTGTAACTAAAGCAATGGATATTGAAGATTCAAGATTATTTGTAGTTTCTGGAAGAAATGATACTTATgagttattattaccaatcattcaaaatgatgatattgatttagTAATTTGTTCCAGTCTTGACCATGGCGATGCATGTAAAGAAATTGCTGCAATGTATGTCAATAGTACAGAGATTAAAACTCAATTTCTAGTAAGAGGTAGTGGAGCAACAACCAAGAACTTAATTCAATTCACTTACAACTACGCATCGGTGAATTACCTCAGCGGCATGTTTGCAGGCTTGcaaaccaaaaccaacaaaaTTGGCTTCATCTCACCTGGCATCACTGCAGGCGCCAGTGATTGTTTTGTGTATGCTTTCTGGCTCGGTGCTAAAAGTGTTAATCCAAATATCAAATTCTACTACTACAACATCGGTAGCTACCTAGACAAAGACAAGACCAAAGGCGCCGCCGAGAATCTCATCGATGTCTACGACTGTGACGTCATTGGTGATACATTGGACGACTTCACCGCCAGCAATGTGGCGATCTCCCGTGGCAGATACGCCATTGGCACAAACGGGTTCCCACAGAGGGATGTGTATGGCGAGAATGTAGTTTATACATATGCATACAATTGGACTAAATATTTCGTTCCAATCGCATCTgctgttaaaaataaaattccacCAAGCAAATGGTATgctgattttaataaagataataaccTAAGTTTGTACGACCTTAGTTTTGGTTTCCAAGTTTCAGCAGAgactaaatttaaaattataaatcaaacTAAATCATTTGCATCCTATGTCAGAACTCTTCATCCATACTTTTGTAATGAATATATGGAAGGATACActcaaaaatataatttaacaaGACAACCAAACACAACAAACTGTATAACTACCACCGGTTTCATTGGTATAGATGCTCCAGTTGGTGATATGAATTATTTAGGAAATtatacaattaaattttcaaaa gtTGAATTCCAAAGATCAATACAAATTGGATTTTCAATTGTGTCGGGATTATTAATTGggtttgtaattttaatgatgattggTATTGTTAAATATCAAGATACACCATCGATTCGTTCAGCAAGTCCATCTTTCTTAAATCTTACATTATTGGGTGgggtaattatttttattggtattattgttTGGGTTGCACCAATTAGTACACATCAATGTAATGCAAGATTTTGGTTGGTTACAATTGGATTTTCAACATTGATTGGTAGTTTGGTTGTGAAAAATATTAGAATTTGgttaatatttgataatcCGGAATTAAAGATACgtacaattacaaataacCAATTATACCCATGGGTTGGATTATGTTTAGTAATTAATATTGTATTGATGTCAATTATTACAACGGTGGGTGATTTAAAGGCAATCGAAGCACAGGGTATTGATTCGTTGGGTAAATTTGAGTACATGACAATTTGTAAAATGAATTATACTGGTGCGGCTACTTTGTATTCGATATTGGCTTATTTCGGTACACTTTTATTGGTGGGTGTATTTGTGTCATGGAAAATTCGTATTGTACATATTGAGGAGTTTAGTGAATGTACAGCAATTGCCAAAACTTTATATTCAATTAGTTTTTGTTTATTCGTTATTGTACCACTAATGATATCACCACAAGATAAACAATCTGAAACTATCATACTTTGTGTTACTGGTATTTTCATTACAACTGGTGCTTTGTTAATCTTTTTCTTACCAAAGTTTTGGAGAATATTTGGTAATGAAAAACAAGGATCACATGAACATTTCACTCAAAGAAAACAATCAGCTGTTGCCTCTGCTCGTGCTGAAAGTGCAAATCGTAACAATAGTTCAAATAGTTTTGGTTTTTCAAAATCTTCTGCTCAAATTGGAAATACTATAAGTGGTATTGAAAGtttaaatgatgattcaaatgaatcttcattatcaaatgaaactaaataa